One Indicator indicator isolate 239-I01 chromosome Z, UM_Iind_1.1, whole genome shotgun sequence genomic window carries:
- the TRIM23 gene encoding E3 ubiquitin-protein ligase TRIM23 — MAALSVNKVGSGAGQDGGRGSGGSGRGPAGVAVKVLECGVCEDVFSLQGDKVPRLLLCGHTVCHDCLTRLPLHGRAVRCPFDRQVTELGDSGVWGLKKNFALLELLERLQNGPAGQCGTAEEAIGLSGESIIRCDEDEAHIASVYCTVCATHLCADCSQLTHSTKTLAKHRRVPLADKPHEKTMCSQHQVHAIEFVCLEEGCQASPLMCCVCKEYGKHQGHKHSVLEPEANQIRASILDMAHCIRTFTEEISDYSRKLVGIVQHIEGGEQIVEDGVGMAHTEHVPGTAENARSCVRAYFSDLHETLCRQEEMALSVVDAHVREKLIWLRQQQEDMTILLSQVSTACLHCEKTLQQDDCRVVLAKQEITRLLETLQKQQQQFTELADHVQLDASIPVTFTKDNRVHIGPKMEIRVVTLGLDGAGKTTILFKLKQDEFMQPIPTIGFNVETVEYKNLKFTIWDVGGKHKLRPLWKHYYLNTQAVVFVVDSSHRDRVSEAHSELAKLLTEKELRDALLLIFANKQDVAGALSVEEMTELLSLHKLCCGRSWYIQGCDARSGTGLYEGLDWLSRQLVAAGVLDVA, encoded by the exons ATGGCAGCCCTAAGTGTAAACAAGGTCGGGTCTGGTGCCGGGCAGGACGGTGGTCGGGGGTCTGGTGGTAGCGGTCGCGGGCCGGCTGGGGTCGCAGTGAAG GTTCTTGAATGTGGAGTGTGTGAAGATGTATTTTCTTTACAAGGTGACAAAGTTCCCAGGCTGCTTTTATGTGGCCATACTGTCTGCCATGACTGTCTTACCCGGCTTCCTCTTCATGGCAGAGCAGTTCGTTGTCCTTTTGATCGACAGGTTACTGAACTAG GAGATTCTGGTGTCTGGGGCTTGAAGAAGAATTTTGCTTTGTTGGAACTCTTGGAACGGTTGCAGAATGGACCTGCTGGGCAGTGTGGGACAGCAGAAGAAGCCATTGGTCTATCTGGAGAG aGTATCATTCGCTGTGATGAAGATGAAGCCCACATTGCATCTGTATATTGCACTGTTTGTGCCACTCACCTGTGTGCGGACTGTTCTCAGCTTACTCATTCTACAAAGACACTAGCAAAACACAGACGTGTGCCTCTTGCTGATAAGCCTCATGAGAAGACCATGTGCTCCCAACATCAAGTGCATGCTAttgagtttgtttgtttagaagAGGGCTGTCAAGCCAGTCCTCTTATGTGTTGTGTCTGCAAAGAATATGGGAAACATCAAGGTCATAAG CATTCTGTCTTGGAACCAGAAGCAAACCAGATTCGTGCATCCATTTTAGACATGGCCCACTGTATAAGAACTTTCACAGAAGAAATCTCAGATTATTCCAGAAAACTAGTTGGAATTGTTCAACATATAGAAGGAGGAGAACAAATAGTTGAAGATGGAGTTGGAATGGCCCATACTGAACAT GTACCAGGGACTGCAGAGAATGCTCGCTCATGTGTCCGAGCCTATTTTTCTGATCTTCATGAAACCCTTTGTCGTCAGGAGGAAATGGCTCTTAGTGTTGTTGATGCTCATGTGAGAGAGAAGTTGATTTGGCTTAGGCAACAGCAAGAAGACATGACCATTCTCTTGTCACAAGTTTCAACAGCATGCCTTCATTGTGAAAAGACTTTACAACAG GATGACTGCAGAGTAGTGTTGGCCAAACAGGAAATTACAAGATTGCTGGAGACAttacagaaacagcagcagcagtttacaGAACTTGCGGACCATGTACAGCTGGATGCTAGCATACCTGTCACTTTCACAAAG GACAACAGGGTACATATTGGACCAAAAATGGAAATCCGGGTTGTCACTCTAGGATTAGATGGAGCTGGCAAAACAACTATTTTGTTTAAGTTAAAGCAAGATGAATTCATGCAGCCAATTCCAACAATAG GTTTTAATGTTGAAACTGTAGAATACAAGAATTTGAAGTTTACTATTTGGGATGTAGGAGGGAAGCACAAATTGAGGCCCCTGTGGAAACATTATTATCTCAATACACAAG CGGTGGTGTTTGTTGTTGATAGCAGTCACAGAGACAGGGTCAGTGAAGCACACAGTGAACTTGCAAAATTGTTAACAGAAAAGGAATTGCGGGATGCCTTGCTCTTGATCTTTGCTAATAAACAG GATGTAGCAGGTGCACTTTCAGTGGAAGAAATGACAGAACTGCTGAGTCTCCACAAACTCTGCTGTGGCCGTAGCTGGTATATTCAGGGCTGTGATGCCCGGAGCGGTACAGGACTTTATGAAGGATTGGACTGGCTTTCACGACAGTTAGTggctgctggagtcctggatGTGGCTTAA